The Littorina saxatilis isolate snail1 linkage group LG1, US_GU_Lsax_2.0, whole genome shotgun sequence nucleotide sequence tgagagagaaagagactggtGGTTGTGCaagcaacatttttttctaaaacaaGTAGAGGGTGGTCTGCTTTTGTCATTTAAGGAAACCTAGCAATGACTGAACAGTTGATGACTAATCTTTGTTGTTTTACGTATCAAACACCAATGGGAATGATCGAGACACAGAAGAGCTATTCACCTACCTGCTGAGCGGGTATATTTTTTAGTCATCAGCTTGTTGGTTGGGTAACTGGTTTTCTTGCCTATTTTTTTTCATGGAAAAATCAATGTCATGTGATACATTTCCACAATTATTGGTTAGGTGCTGGAGGTCAGCTCGAACCATCTCCGCAACGTCAGCATGAGCAACCTGATGACTTCACAGGTCAACTTGCTGGACATCTCTGGAAACCCAAACCTAGCTGTTTCGTCACATGACCTGGAGGGTGTCAAGTaagccttttttttaaatctcaactTCAGTCCCTCCCTCCTTGCACACACAGTATTAgtctaagggaagtaactgttgTAACAGCAGACCGTCGGAGTTATCTACCTAGGAGGCACAACTGAATTAAGCCTATGGGAAAGGAACGCACACCTTGCAGCATTTAAATACAGCCCAGAACCCGCAAGCTTCGTTTTTACATGTCCTATACATCAAACCACCCACAAATACGAGAGAAAGTGCGTCGGATGCTTGCTGTTTCCTTGTGCAATGTAGCATGGAAGCCATCTTCCTGGGAAGCCTGGATCAGAAACATGTAGTCTAGCTGTTGAAGCAATAGAAAAACAAAGGTATCAAATTTATTTCGAAATAGTAGATCCTTCATAGGGAAGCTGTTTATCAGACTGACAGATTAATTCTGGATTGTCTCTTTGGAAACCTCGGATAGGTTTATCCCTCTACTGTAGTTTCACAGGTAGCCTACTCAAGACCTTCCCAAGCCATATTCAAGTTTGTCGAATCGCACCATACAAGAATAGCACCATACAAGAATACTTTTCTCGGTATGGTGAATGAATCGCCGGAGTTTTTATTTGCTCTACATAAAGACCAAACAgtattttgtttaaaatgtcaatatttttttctcaagaGCGACACAGAATCACCTGTCTTCTAAACGATTACTTTGCTGTTTCAGGAAGTCCAAGCGCCTGTGCATGGTGGACATGCGAGGTCAGAGCTGGTCAATGCAGGACCTTCAGACAGTGGATGACCCTCTGATGACGCGGCCCTGGCTCAGTGGACTCTCTCAAACCTCGGGTATCAGGAACAAGTCAGTATAGCCTCTTGCTGAATTACGTGTAACTTCGTCGTAGTTTTTGACGTTCGTATTTTGTACACGTCAGACACAGAGTTATTAACAGATGGAGGATGTTTTGTACAATATATTTAAAGTGGAGACGATATAAACGCACATGATGCTAGATAAGTTCTGCCATAGATCTCGCTTGGAGCTTTATCCTTGTATTGTATCTGAAGCTATAGAAAAGCAATTACGTGTTTTACAGAGTAGCATTCAAGGTTTGTTTTAAGACGCAGAAAGAACATATAATTTACAAAACTGATGTTGTGGAATTCTTCTCGGATAGCAGGTAGGTACATGTATCAACCGTCTTtaaggtgttgttgtttttcttttcttcttctttttttctcattaTTTCACGTCTATTCTACTCACCTCCTCTGAAGACACAGTGCTATATTAACGTTGCGGTTGTTGCCTTTCCTTCCAGGTTATCTGTGATGATAGTGAACAAGCCGTCAGTGAGTGACGACGGAGACGCAGTGTTCGCCATAGTGGACGGAGGGAGAAATGAGGAAGCCGCCAAGAGTCTAGCGGACAGCTTGGTGACCACGCTACAGGCCGAACTGACCCATCCTCACACCCACTCCGACTACATGAAGTACACTATGCTTACTGCCCACAGGTCAGTTGATTGGGAGGGGAGGGTCAAGTTTGCGCACTGTGAGAAAAGGAAGGAGGTTTGTGGCACAGTAAAGAGCTGAGAACATCTCCGAGCACAATGTAGAATATGAGGAATACATGGAACAAGTCTCTCAGCCTCTCTCTCGTTGGTGATTTTCTGTCGCAGTGAACATTTTTACCGACGTAGAAATTGAAAAACCATGCGCTGTCGTCAGTTTACGACTTCACTAagagtgattgagtttgctACCTGCGTGCCGGCGTTACTagctctgcctctctgtctgtctgtatgtctgtctgtctgtctgtctgtctgtctctctgtatgtctgtctctgtctgtgtgagtgtgtgtgtttgtctgcctgtctgtctagtctatctgcctgtctttgtgagtgtctgtctgtctgtgtgagtgcatgtgtgtgcgtgtgactctgtttctgtgtttttctgtctgcctgccggTTTCCTAACTTCCTTCGAGAAAAAAATAAGTCGCTCTCTGAATAATCGCCTTAATGTAACTGTTACAACACTTTTTGCAGACAACTGAAGGCATTGGGCCAAAAGTTGGGCGCCGCGGCAGCAGTGGTGCACATCTCTCGCCGTCACCACTCCCACCCCGCCCCCACCCGGCAAGACAAGGGTGGCAAGGGGGATTCTGGGAGCCGGGGGGAGTGGGCGTTACGGGTGGCCAACGTGGGGGACACGGAGGTGGTGCTGTGTCATCACGGACGCGTCATTCCCTTGACACGTCAGTTTGACGTCAATGTCGACCCGGAGGAGTGCCAGCGCGTCACCAAGTCTGGCGGGATCATCACGGAGGTGaggaatatgacgtcatgaatttgaatttttttttttcgttttgagGGGGGGCTGCGATTAACAGGGTTCaaataattgtttgtttgcttgattaATGAACGCTGTTATTCTAAGGGTGGTTTTCAACTGGTTGGATGGCATTATTGTCTTAAAGGTTAAAAGCAAATGTTCTAGATGATCTGCTTTGAAAAGTTCAGCGGCTAAAAGGTTTAAAATAAGGACAGCCTTTGTCACCTTTAGCAGAACGCTAATGTGGAAGCACCTGTCCCTAGCAGTAGGTTGGGAGATTAATAAAAATGCTTGTTTTTCGAATTTTAATCAGACGTATGTAACGCTTTAAGGGTATCAAACATTAGTGTGTGTATAGCCAGTGTCAATTGCTACATGTGACAATGTTCTTGTCTCTGCCAACAGGACGGGCGGGTGAACGGGGTAACGTTCAACACGCGGCTGCTAGGCTGCAGCTACCTGTTCCCGCACGTGATCCCAGAGCCCCACACGGCCAGCAGGGCGCTGGGCCACACAGACCGCTTCCTCATCATCGCCAACCAGGGGCTGTGGAAGGTGGTGACGCACGAGGAGGCGGTGCGCGAGGTGCGTGACGTCACGGACCCCGTGGTGGCGGCCAAGAGGCTGCAGGACCTAGCCCAGGGCTACGGGTCGCGGGAGAACATCGCCGTGGTGGTGGTCCGGCTGATGCTGACGGAGGCGGAGAGGCTGAGGGTGCAGGAAGCCCTGTCCACCCAGAGACAAAGCCAGCGGGAGCTGCTGCGGGTGCTCAGCCGGCGCTCGGACCTGTTGGAGCTGCGTGACGGAGTCCCGCCCACCCCCGAGCTGTGCGACGTCGTTATCGACCGGGCAGGGCGCGCCAAGAAGTCTAGCAGGGGCAGCGGCAGCGGGCCTAGGTCGGCAGACTCGCAGCACAGGTCTTCCGCCTCAGAGTCCTCCACGTCCTCGGACAACACGGAAACGAAGAAAAGCGGCAGTCCAACGGaggaaacgaagaagaagaagtcctcCAAGGTTAGCAgcagcaccaccaccagcaGTAACGGTACTCAGAGAAGCGGGTCGTCCAAGCTGTACCGCAAGAAGGACGAGGGCCAACCCGCGTCCAACACGTGGGAGTCTGTGCTGAGCAAGCGTCTGGCCGAGGAGGTGAAAAGCAAGGAGCTGAAGCATGCCTTCCTCGCCCAGGACGACGACGAGGACGAGCAGGCGGAGAACAATGTCATCGACTTCAGCAGCGAGAAGCCTGACCCGCGCAAAGAGGAGGGCCTGGAACAGCCCAACTGGCGGGCGGATATCAAGCGGAAGAAGGCGGAGGGGCCAGAGGAGTGGACCCAGGCCATGCAGGAGAGACTGGCCCACGAGGTCAAGCACAGAGAGATTCTCCGCGAGCTGGCCCTCAAGCAAGGGGGTAAGGTGGAGGAGGAGAAAGACCATCGCAACCACCACCACGACCACAATCACCAGCCCCGGAAAGACGGCGAGGACGGTCAGAACAGCAACTGGTCTACGCTGACCAAGAAGAAGGACAAGAGCGAGAGTGAGGCAACACGAAAAGTGACCACACCCAGCAAGAGCCTTTCTTTCCACGGTAACGCTCCGGACGTGGTGCGCTCTCACGACGCGGGTTTCAACAATCGACGCTCCGTCTCCCCGCCCCCTcgtcccccctccaccaccaagCCCAAACGGTCCAAACTCCCCTCAATGTCTTCCTCAACCAAGTCCCACAAacccccacctcctcctccaccttCATCACCACCCCCACCTCCACGACCACCACCGccgcctccaccaccacctcTTCCCCCACCACCGCCCTCGAGACACGTCTTCCGCAACATCACGCCAGCTCCTTTACGGGACTCGCTGGTCTCGCTAGACGACTTCAAGAAGGACGTGGTGCGGAGCTCCAACATCGACCGCGACGCCATCTTGTTCCACCAGATGCAGATGGCCCGCGTGCACAGCGGCAGCAACGCCAGCCTGACCTCCATCCAGTCCGACCCGCTTTACGCCTCCGTCAGGGAGGTCTTCTCTCCCAACCTGCCAGCCTCCTCGCGCAGCATCGAGGTGCTGGTGCACTCCCGCCAGCACTTCCAGCGAGGGAGAAACCCTGAGGAAGAGTTCGACTCCACCAATGTCCACcccgacgatgatgacgatgacgacgacgaccacGCTTACTACGAAGACGATGACGACCTGGACAACATCAGCCACCACAGCGACAGCACGCTGATGGACGTGGAGGTGGTGGATGGCTTCGACGTCACTGTTGAGTCCCTGTATGACCACATCCGCGAGCGACGCCGCATGATGGCCCAGAGCGACAGCAAGACCAACGTGTGGAGCGGGGAGAATGACGCAGATTCCGACACGGACACGCTGATCGATGACGCAGAGATCAGACTGCAGGGGGAGGTTGACGACGAAGCGGAAGAGCTGTTCGGGCGGCGGGAGGTCGATGTGATGTTGGAAGAGCAGCGGGAGGCGGGCGACCGCGAGGTGGAACAGCTGTACGCAGCAGTGGACAAGAGGAAAAACGGAGAAGGGGTTGGCGGCGGGGGTATGGGTAGGGGTGGAGATGGGTTTAAGGGGAGTGGTGACGGTCTTACCAACGGAGGGTTGGGTCACGTGGATTCGGACTCGTGCAATAGAGATTCCCCGGCCTACCTGACTCCCTTCGTGTCTTCCTTgccaccccctcctccctcccctcccctagTCCCCCCACCTCCGCCACCacttcctcccccacccccgccaCCTCCACCTTCGTCGTTCCTGCCGCTTGTAGGCAGACTGCCAAATCAAAGAAGTGTGATCATAACGTACTTATAGCCACACTGTTGTTCACGCCAGCTACATGGCAGACAGACCCCCAGACGGACTGTCAAATCAGAGGAGCGTGATAATAAAATTTTTGTATCCACATTGTTGTTCACACGACATTGCAGACAGTCCCCCAACACACAGTCAAATCAAAGGAGCTTGTTCATAACATTCCCGTAGCCACACTGTTGTTCATGCTAAGATGACAGACTGGCAAGTTACTGCATACCCAATCCATGTGTTCATACAACACGCTACTGATGCGTTACCCCTGTTTTTGTACCCAAAGTCTTGTTACGCTGTATTTCGCACTCAACAGCAGAAACTGTGCTATACTCGTCAAAAGAAACTGGGCATGCTCGTCTCGGTTTAGATCTTTGATGTGAGGCTGTTTATTTCAAAAACCATTATTATTGTAAGAAAGGCCCTTCGTTTCCTCACTGTTTACACGATTTTACACGATGTAATTCCGCGATTGCATACCAAACAGTATAGGTTTCATTCTTGATGCTGTTTTTAGAGGGTCATGCACAAAACAGAAAACGCCACATTTCATTTACTGTTCGGCGCACAAACATTCACGGCAGTGTGATAACACATAtattagacacaatacacacacatatatatatatattagtcGATTGAATTATAAACGATGTTGTTGGAAGCTACAAAAAAATTTTACATATATGAATTCTACCTCATCGCAAAGATCTACATTAAAACTCACCTGCGTAGTTTCTTTTGACGAGAAGTGCAGATCATTAGATACAAGCTGTATTGTTATGCCGTTCCTTATACCCAGCAGCAGAAACTGAGTATAACATTTGACGAAACAAGGTACTCGATGCCAAACTTTGATGTTTGCAAGTGTAACTGTTGGTAGTCAATCGCATGGCTTGATTCAAGATAACCTATGTTTTGTGAAATATGTGTTCATTCTGGAGAatcacatctatatatatatacgactagtgtctgtgtgtctgtgtgtctgtgtgtctgtgtatctgtctgtgtgtctgtgcgcgatgcgcggccaaggttctcgatggatctgcttcaaatttggtgggcttattcagagagaccccggacacaacctcatcgatgagatatttcaacaagtgctctcagcgcgcagcgcggaaccgattttggttccacctcagctattttggttccacctcagcttacccgggcccccataccgacacaccatagccgctacaccacatcacaacgccaaagttctcggtggatctttttcaaatttggacaccgtattcagctacaccccggacacaatatcatcgatgaaatatttcaacacgtgctctcagcgcgcagcgctgaactcattttcgtttttgcgttcatttcaccattataagtaactcttccttatcttctccagtgtttggcgtttatctcccttccttcgtgtggctttcccgttcagttctaagttactattactatttttagaatgtcactgcgctgtccactgcgctgtccagaacgcttcccttgcacccatAAGTTGTTCTtcctgtcaaagtgaaaaggtcgaatcaatttatagccacgtgaaaaatacactctcacctatctctatatatttatagatacagatatgcatatatatatacggcttctctgtgtgtgtgtgtgtttgtgtgtgtgtgtaggcaaaaacctatgtattatagagttctgtttgtgatggggtctagcggcttttgtctgtctgtatgttctggcatgtgagaagccacagcagataatatagggctaagaaataagctctaaatttctcaatcccgtttgacaggacttcgcctttcaaaggtgattgtggtgaaccgccacgctgtctgtctctgtcgcgccggccgttcaccccaaattcccgtttctgagagtgactatttttagaatgtcactgcgctgtccagaacgcttcccttgcacccgtaagttgttcttactgtcaaagtgaaaaggtcgaatcaatttatagccacgcgaaaaatacactctcacctatctctatatatttatagatacagatatgcatatatatatacggcttctctgtgtgtgtgtgtgtttgtgtgtgtaggcaaaaacctatgtattatagagttctgtttgtgatggggtctagcggcttttgtctgtctgtatgttctggcatgtgagaagccacagcagataatatagggctaagaaataagctctaaaattctcaatcccgtttgacaggacttcgcctgcagaggtgattgtgatgaaccgccacgctgtctgtctctgtctcgcgatacaccccggcgaagccgggtattcctctagtataatATATATGACCAGAttgttatcttcttcttcttctgcgttcgtgggctgaaactcccacgtacactcgtggggtttttttgcacgagtggaattttacgtgtatgaccgttttttaccccgccatttaggcagccatacgccgttttcggaggaagcatgctgggtattttcgtgtttctataacccaccgaactctgacatggattacaggatctttttcgtgcgcacttggtcttgtgcttgcgtgtacacacgggggtgttcggacaccgaggagagtctgcacacaaagttgactgagaaataaatctctcgccgaacgtggggacgaactcacgctgacagcggccaactggatacaaatccagcgcgctaccgactgagctacatccccgccctgaatTGTTCCACTCATGTACCAATTGTTCCACTCATGTTCCAATTGTTCCACTCATGTAccaattgtttttctttttaacattttctcCCTTATaagtggagggagggggggagggcagGAAGGGAGATCGGGAATGGTGGGATGGGGAAAAAAACATTGCAAATCCGCAATTTCATTGTTTCAGCAAAACGAATTTTTGACGAATGTTTgtaagtaaaaacaaaaatggttgGAGGTGCCACAGCAGTCTTACATAATCTCcagcaaaataaaaagaataagacTGTTTGCAGTGTCATATATGTGCATGCATGCGAATATGTTTGCACGTGaggatgtgtttgtgtatgcgtgtgtggtAGCCAGAGAGAGAcccagaaatagagagagagaaaaagagagagagtgtgtgtgcgtgtgtgagcaaGTGAGGTGTAGAAatagagggtgtgtgtgtgtcacagtgtgtgtgtgtgtgtgtgtgtgtgtgtgtgtgtagttgaaaACTGTTTATAATATAAAAAGTATATCTCTACAAGTactacttacttactgcctttcacgcctggtggcgtgtagggcagcgacaagTACTACTGCTGGGTGTAAACTATTACTACAGCTGAGCTCTTTAGCAGACAGGTTGCTTGTTCTGTTGCAATGTATCAAACATGTTGGAGTGATGGTTCAGTGATACACTTGCATTCTGTGTGAATAAACATTTTTCATTTCACGTTGAAGCATTTGTTTGTTGTGGACGCATGCGTGCCAAGCAAGCTCAAATGGTATTTATAAAGGCATGATGATTACTGCCTTTGGGTACTGTTCGGGTGGTGGTTTGAGGTACTTTCCCTACTAATAAACTATCTGATATCGTCCTAGTGGTTCATAATTCGGTTTTGGCTTGGATTAATTATACCAAACACCATCACCGCTTTAACTGGCCGGACATTTGTTTCACATTCAAAAATCAAATCGGTTGTGTGGTGCTACGAGACTAGCCCAGTGCTCATCCACATAACAATGCTTCCCCATGGACTGGTTTTCGTTGAGATGTATTCCTACATTTTCCGGACATTGTAAGCCATGTCACTTGTATTATCGGTATATCTCAACAAACGTAAATGTAAGTGCAGGCCTATGTGTGACTGGTTACATAAATGTGCATTTAAATCGCATTCTGATTTTGTTACTTCAAACAGTCTCTGCTTCAAACGATTGTAAAAGATTGAAGTATGATACTACAAAATATGCCGACAAGTGGCTAAAAGATTTAAACCGAATTGTCATTGTAAAACCACACAAAGGATCACTGAAGGTATTTAAATTGCATCTAAATTTAGTACAATATTGTTCAGACAAAATTAATAGTTTATGACAAGCACAGTAGTTTTGGCACAATCGTTTTTGATGTAATGCACATctgcaaacatacacacacacacacacacacacacatgcacacacagatttatttatcggagtcaactttgtgcagactctctttggtgtccgaacacccccgtgtgcacccatgcgcacgaaaaagatcccaatttcacagcgaaagtgtgtgtgtgtgtgtgtgtgtgtgtgtgtgtgtgtgtgtgtgtgtgtgtgtgtgtgtttgtgtgtccaaacacagcaaaacagaacagaacaaatatgtgaccctccaccacggaatgagtcgcatgtcacctttgcatgattttcatatttttacattttcctaaagagtttgttatgctctatccagtggtgaaaaccgttttagaaaagagcggaaactgtttgagttatacgcctgtgactaaggtgaccctcacactgttaccatacactctccggacttatatcaagcctagcgcagaaccgcgcgaggtgacatgcgactcatttcgtggtggagggtcacatatatgctGTATTTTGGTTTGGCAATTTCAGAACGCTTTATTAGCAAAACCATCAGAAATAgtacacaaaaatattttgccATTTTATTGAATAGATCAGACATTCTGGAAAATAGTATAAAAAATTTCAAAAACTTTACACAAAATTTGGAATATACCCGGCGAAAATACAAGCTTGAAAAACAAATGTTGCTAAAGTTCGAATCTCATTCACAGATTTGACTGCCGGATACAGATGTATGTAAGGTGCATTTTCGAGAACTACTTACACTATGTTCATAAGTGACAAGGGGTATCAGCCCCAGTGAAAACTCTTTCCGATCACACGCGAATGAGCTTAGCTTTGACAACCAGTAAGTTTTCGCTTGTTTCTACACCTTCACGAATATCTTCCTGCAGTTAAATATGCATGAGATTTAAGGGGAGTTCACACATTTTCCTGTATTTTCAGGAATATATTGTTAAAGTTTATaaattcagatttgaaaaaaaatctaaacttTACTTCTCTTGGCCACGTGGAGGTATTAAGAACATGGTAAaataacaaacaagaaaagcatATGCTCATACGACTAACCTTCGTCATAAATTATCTGAATCAGAAACGAATTATATGCTGCCCTTTCTCGATAAACGTTCAGGAAAATTATAATTTGCTACTGACTCAATCTCGATTCCATTGTGACCAATACATTTGACTAAGATCAAGCAGTATTATGCCGAGCCTGTAAGTCAttacagttttgtttttcaataCGTCTCAGCATAGTCTACGCAAAACGCTCTTTTCAAACAGTTAAAAAGTAAATACATTTAATTAAATCCTACCAGCAAAAAGTTCAGGTAAAATGAGACACAAAATAACTTTCTCATCGAAAAACCATAAGTGTACTAAGTTTCATAATGAAGCTACAAACATTGGtataattatttttaaacaatGTCAAATTAAACGGGAAAAATCCATCttattttttatgttgttgttgtggttgatgttgttgtttttgttgttgttgttgttgtcaagcaGTGCAATGCCCATAAGTCATTTAAATTTTCTTTTCGAAAACGTCTCAACATATTCCACACAAAATACTTTTTTCATACTGTTacagttaaaaaaataaattacattgAAAACCCATCCAACAAGTCGGGGAGAGCGAGAAAGAAACGAGACCCCAACAATTTTGCTAGCAAAAAGTTAAGGTAAAATTAGACACAAAATCCATTTTCCTCAAAAAGCTATGTGTACCAAGTTTGATAATGTAGCTACAAACATTTATCATAATAATGTCAGAATAATGGAATAATGTCAGTAGTTGCATATTTTTGAATACAGGAAAACAAATttgttcgcagaggttacacgatcagtccagcactggtgataaatgttgtcgttttctccaactcctgtcgactgccgtatagtttggtctgcaagggagttggtgacggccacacttcttttcgttcctcatctagtaagggacatcgctgtaagatgtgttccgctgtttggtcttcttggccgcaggcacaggttggtgatggcgccagcttgaactttcggttcatgtgagcattgagcctgttgtggccagtacgcagcctgatgaggttgacttgctgctctctggacattgtgtggtagtcatctctgtttgtccttggcctcatcaatgccttgatgattgtcttctgctcactaaagctgacagtGTTTTCAGGTTgatcttccacggctccttctttcgccagctcatctgccctttcatttcctggtatcccacagtgtgctggtatccactggaggacaactcttctggtttgtctgaccatctgtaatgctttggccagctgtgggagtttgtcgttctctagggcctgaaggactgaaagggcgtccgagaggaagacaacttggtagcaagggtctgcggagtcctgaaccaaggaggcggcctgcatgagaacTTCTGCTTGaactgctttatagtttgtgcagtgtttgccagtggcaacgctggatgtagctgtatgtcccccagggaactggatcagaatgccagcacctccattgagcacggcgttagttgctgatccatcggtgtatacat carries:
- the LOC138973340 gene encoding PH domain leucine-rich repeat-containing protein phosphatase 2-like isoform X2; the encoded protein is MRPGLTHQSVGLTLNNDTNNHVEDTWDLSDSLADLFKEVNSRDQNGPSQPGGGGRGGGGGSRVGSRGGGKPNVNGANDSWKNVDVPRWIADDTSHGFIRVSSSESDDNSRLFPCTLSTTAQKICMQLGIPHNALHVQLNGDIIRRMEPFDCPLAVQNEYLASIGYGDIRRIQEEGAKEELRYLVKFYSGKPVSDSTYSRNQLTSWVYVRKGKLLHQWVRRLCVISGTRLLIYRDKGAKPTVVQLAKGSVEEVQIKGQTHVLKLTSTLQGERSLYMSFTSQSDYGKWLKKTKKATSKLPTKADLSSCHLEFLPETVFINEDLQILVLRHNALRERPIEEDIYTIGWLDDLPRFQSLRSLNLADNDLRVFPLALCLIRTLVELNLASNKLEEVPPQIAELTSLQVLHLHNNQLSALPEEVTGMKNLAVMVLAFNHFTAIPNVLLQAHHAHFQVDSIIMAGNQISRLPTDMLMYMSHIKKVDLRMNKLQLLPTETAKFRSLEHVTHIDIRDNQVLDLDIRAIRCLEYLNCDRNGMRSLQVNGTSLKNLFASHNNLEMLSVNPKPEWLVSMDVSNNKLSKLPGWLGDCYFLVRLDVSHNCLKSLSEKLFTDARKLKILKANHNQLNALPPSVQNCIIEELHLEHNEIRTLSSELFIQANRLRCLNLTRNKLCDLPAPHHNDSFNKLQELYMSYNNLGNAAMAKVCCFPRLRVLHVAANKVSVIEERDLEKLEQLQELNVSSNMLTYLPSCLGRHPRLQVLRANCNLLQELPCFKNSSALKVLEVSSNHLRNVSMSNLMTSQVNLLDISGNPNLAVSSHDLEGVKKSKRLCMVDMRGQSWSMQDLQTVDDPLMTRPWLSGLSQTSGIRNKLSVMIVNKPSVSDDGDAVFAIVDGGRNEEAAKSLADSLVTTLQAELTHPHTHSDYMKYTMLTAHRQLKALGQKLGAAAAVVHISRRHHSHPAPTRQDKGGKGDSGSRGEWALRVANVGDTEVVLCHHGRVIPLTRQFDVNVDPEECQRVTKSGGIITEDGRVNGVTFNTRLLGCSYLFPHVIPEPHTASRALGHTDRFLIIANQGLWKVVTHEEAVREVRDVTDPVVAAKRLQDLAQGYGSRENIAVVVVRLMLTEAERLRVQEALSTQRQSQRELLRVLSRRSDLLELRDGVPPTPELCDVVIDRAGRAKKSSRGSGSGPRSADSQHRSSASESSTSSDNTETKKSGSPTEETKKKKSSKVSSSTTTSSNGTQRSGSSKLYRKKDEGQPASNTWESVLSKRLAEEVKSKELKHAFLAQDDDEDEQAENNVIDFSSEKPDPRKEEGLEQPNWRADIKRKKAEGPEEWTQAMQERLAHEVKHREILRELALKQGGKVEEEKDHRNHHHDHNHQPRKDGEDGQNSNWSTLTKKKDKSESEATRKVTTPSKSLSFHGNAPDVVRSHDAGFNNRRSVSPPPRPPSTTKPKRSKLPSMSSSTKSHKPPPPPPPSSPPPPPRPPPPPPPPPLPPPPPSRHVFRNITPAPLRDSLVSLDDFKKDVVRSSNIDRDAILFHQMQMARVHSGSNASLTSIQSDPLYASVREVFSPNLPASSRSIEVLVHSRQHFQRGRNPEEEFDSTNVHPDDDDDDDDDHAYYEDDDDLDNISHHSDSTLMDVEVVDGFDVTVESLYDHIRERRRMMAQSDSKTNVWSGENDADSDTDTLIDDAEIRLQGEVDDEAEELFGRREVDVMLEEQREAGDREVEQLYAAVDKRKNGEGVGGGGMGRGGDGFKGSGDGLTNGGLGHVDSDSCNRDSPAYLTPFVSSLPPPPPSPPLVPPPPPPLPPPPPPPPPSSFLPLVGRLPNQRSVIITYL